GATTCAAGTCCCTGTGCAAAATGCTAGAAATGAAAGACATCCTCTTTATTCTCTAATATGGTGTTAACTCGTTTTTCCTCTCCCTCCTTTTGTGTTCTTTTGCTTTCACTCTATTTCCATGTCTGTTTCTTTCACCAATTTGAAACATATTCCACCAATGATTTGACTCCAATGAGCGACGGCCCTGTTTTCATGGcctagcgagagagagagagaagtttgtGCGGCTTTGTGTGGCCTTTTTGctagtttaattttttattggCACGTATAGCTCTCTACTGAATGTGCTTTTTTATTTCCATCTTAGTTATTAGAAAACTATTAAAATACACTTTTGGTGAAAATTAAGTTTAGTCTTTGCTTAATCATGACAGTTTTGCAAAGAAGCCCCACATATACCATGTGAAGTGAATGAGTAATAGTTCAACATATCGCGATGACATAAGCAACATATTTCTTTCATGAGGGTCCGATTAACATATTTGAGATGTATACCTGTAAGTAGCGGAGGATCTGGGTCTCTTGTACTATGCAATACAGCCGTCCCTGATAACACGGTGATGAACCCACAAAGCTCTGATGCTATGCTGCTCGCACTTTGACCAGAATAATCCTTCACATTTTGTAAATctatattagaaatcattttctatcTCTTCCCTATAACAATTAAAGAatctaaagaaacaaaaaaaggaaacatgtCATCCTGTTTCTATACCTTAAACATTATTGCACTGGCCAAGATTGTAAAAGCTGTGAACATGGCGTAATATATCGGAGAAACAACAGTTGTGTTGAAAGTATCCAATGCCTGCAGCGATGCCAAGCAAATAGGTATGATTTTTAGAGTATAATGACAATCAAATATGTGACACAACACTGTCTATTTGGTATAAAATTCCTAAATACCCTGGAAACTTGCCGATTTCAGCAACACAGTCTAGACATTCTTCTGCTGGTTCTTACTATTTTCATTTCTCGGGTATTTCGTTAAGGACATCTAACAGggttgataaaaagaaaaagaaaatagaaaattcaacaaCAATAAGCACAAATGTATAGGTAATCACACATAGGTAAGGCAAAGTCTATTTCTTGTCCTATATCAGGATAGGGAGTGCACACACACAGTCATATAAATTCAAGAAGATAACCTGGCTATAGATACAAAGCGTGGAAAGGGAAACATAAGCAGgcaagaaaaatgggaaaaggctacaaaattaataataaCAAACGTCAGATAGGATTGATAAAAATGTATTTCAGAGCAATGTCTAATATTTCTCAAAATCCCTACTTGACAAAACTTAGTTATAGAGAAGCAACTGAATTTGCATCATTTCCTCACTAAGCGTTTTGGAGATTAGGTAGAGGTTCATGACCAGTGGACACAACAATAACACAAATTGTGCCATCCATGTATCCATATTCCAGTAAACACAATCAGAAATTGACTGAGCAGAGTTTTAACCTGAAATGATCTACCGGTGTAAGCATGCAAACATGAAAACTACATTAGAAAAACCAATATGGAGAACGAAGAATGCATAACGATCAACATGAAGAAAGCTATAACCACTATTAAATAGGTAAACAGGATTAAAGAGCTCAAGAACATGAAATTTGAACGGGACAAGATCATCTAAGATTAGTCTTCCCCTACCCCAACAGAGAGGAAAACTCAACGTATTCAAATTAGAACTATCCTAAGCTACAGAAAAActtcaagaaaagaagaatggagCAGCCTTCAGGCACTTCCACAATAATAAACTTTATCAAAGCTATAACCATACAAAAAGTTCATACCATGTTTAGATAGTTCAACTGAGTGATAATACAAGTCACCGCAACCATCGCAAAAATCCAAGTCTGAAAATACACAGCTTGATTTGAGCCCTCTAAAGTGAGTTCGATTGCAATGCCGATTGCTTTTATACTCATAACCTGAAAGATACCACTATGGATCATTTTTGAAGTTTGTGAAAGTATTGGGAACTAAAAGATCTAATATGCATCGATCAAGAATAACTGAACTCTCAATTAATACTCAGAAATTAAAGCTGAAGAGGCAATTTTGTTACCGTTAATGATCCAATAGTAGAGCAAATTCCTACGTAAACCAAGATGTTTGTCTGACCATAGCGAGGAGCGCAATATAGTATCAGCACCAATGCCACTGCAACTACTGACGCTGTATACAAAAGGAATGCTGAAAGCGTAAACAAAATCAACTTAATCAGTCAAAGGAAATGGGATGGAAAATGGAAGGTTGTTAGCATCTAGCACTAGAGTGAATTTTACAATGACAAACCTGGTTGAGTTGCTAACTCCCATATTTCTTCCACAGAATCGACGGACAGTTCTTCAGGTGCATGAAGCACAATTATTGTAGAACCCACAATACAAAGAAGACAACCCAACATGCCCATTCTCTGTAGCTTCTCATTCAAAAGGAAATGCGCTAAAACAGCACTGCCCAACATTATTCAGATATAAACCAAACTTAGTCAAGAAAGTTAATGCATTACAAACCAATAAAATGTATGGACAAGCACCAAACAGGGGAACCGCACATGAATAGAAAATGTACCTAACAATGATACTCAATGCGCCAAGTGGAGTCACGAGCACAGCAGGGGCATATATGTATGCTACAAAATTCGCTACTTCTCCCACAACCACTGCAAAATATCAAAACAACAGTTAAGCAGCCACACAACTTGACCACAGTATAGAACAATTTGAAGGACACCTTTGGAAAAGAGATTCCCATTTTCTGCCATCAGACAACTTTGGAAGCGAATCAAATTAAGTCCAGAATTGAGGTAAAAGCATAAAGCAAAACCGTCCTAAGAAGAACAAATAGACTAGCAATGTAGCAGAAGCTGAGGAATTAGTGGCTTACTAGTGATCATGCCGATCCACCACAGGGGCTCCAACAGGTAACCGTAGCCTCCAACGCCTTCAATCAATTTGCAGGCACATTAAGGCACCCGATTAGCCACAACATGAAAATTCCATCGCAATGGAACGGACTATTATATATCAGAAAAGAGAAGGCATACTCGCGCTAGGGCCATTCGCGCCGGCTCGGCGAAGACCCTTTTTCTTGATGATAAAGCTGGAGCCGATGAAGGCACTGGACACCAGTGCCAGTATGAACCCTATCAAATTGCTCGAGTACATCTAATCTATTCACACGCAATTGGGTCTGCACAAACATGTGTGTCCCTTCCCTCTTGCTCTCGACTTCAGTTCCCGATGTGAGTGATCATGGCGTTCGAGGGAAGTTGACAGAAATCTGATGTGGGTACCACTCAACAGTGCGGCACGATGCGAGCCCAGACTTTGCTCCCGGAAGGAAACGCAGCAAAAGGGTTAAAAGATTCAACACCCAAAGCACAAGCCTCCAGTTGTCTTCTGGGTCTCGTTCGATTCTGAAAGAGATCGACAAAAGGAGCAGCTTTTTTCACGACCCTTTCTCGGGGgtagtcttcttcttcggtggaTTGATGCTTCTCTCGGATGGGAGGCGAAAGGGGGAGGCGAAAGGGAGGTGGGTCGTTACAGGGCTCACCTGCCAGTCCACTTGGGAGGCGTGGCCCTTCGTTCTTGACAgcaaaactaaaaagaaaaccGAAAAGACAAGGGCTGGCCTGGTCTCTCCGCTGGATCTCCTCCTCAGTCCTCAATGCCCCGTGCCCACCTGTACGAGAAAGACCAGTCACTTAAGAATCTTACCAGAAAATGGCTACTTACCATGTACATCAGCTGTAATACTTTTCCTTGCTAGAATAATATGAAATTGATTGTTAGATTTGAACACGTTCATGACTTGTGTCTTGATTTATGGTGGGCATCAAAAAAGATTggagacaaaagaaaatcaatatgaTTTATGGTGAACTATGTTTGGGTGGTCCCTCCACCATTCAATAAGGAATAAATGCTTTcatatttcatatatatatttggtcaaaGAGTGAGGTTTTTTCATTGGAGTAAAGACTTCATGTCTTtgtcttatttattatttatgtgttttttcttttagctttGTGGACTTTTGTTGATTCGTTTTAATGTTGCTAGAAGGAATGCTCAAAGACTTCGTACGTGTGTGTTAAGTGCGGAATGTCTCATTGGTGTTTTGCTAACAATTTCTCCCTCGAACTTGTGCACTTTATCCAAATTTCCTGTCAAGCGCATGTACATCTCTcggtggtcaataaaatttgcGATGTTTCAGGAAATAtcgccgatccattcattttattgcacatgcgaaaATGTAATAACAATCTCCAGACAACATAAGAGTGGGATAGAAACGTAGGATAAAGTTTTCACAAAACACCCTTATCGTACAGCAGCGTTTAAATACATAAAAGTCTAACGCAATGTGGgtctatttaaaaaagaagagctACTAGGCTATCTACGCTCTAAGCTCCTCGACCACGGGACTGAGTCCCCTACGACCCTATCAGACTTCTCGATATCCATAGGGTGAAGTGTCACCCACTGTCCAGTTCCAATGGAAAGCCCGTCAAAACCCGTTAGGGGATATAGTAAGACCTAAACTCCACTTTTTGTGGAACCTCGTACTTCACCTAGCGTTCCTCCATATAGGGACTTGAGAAATTTAGcccacgacgaggtgagacGACATCTCAGCGAGTCCACGCCCTAAATCTCGACTAGGAGAAAAGTACACCCATGATTAATCTAACCACACACTCTTGGAAACTTATCTCGCACCAAGTTTCCCCTGTACGTTAGTACAATTCAATTCACACATATATTTGTATTGACATCATGTATCATTGGCACGTCTCACACATATATCACCAAAATTACGTGGGTCTCAATTACCAgaccaaattgttatgacatgtcccatactGTGCCACACAACTCCGTCTCCTAATCAAGCCCCTTAATCCAATCATTCATGCATCCCAATTAATTACGACCCACCAGCCATGACCGACCCAATAGTTAGCGGTCTTCCGATGTAGCCGGGCATCGTCTCACACCATCAAGCACGGTAACGTCTACATCTAAATGGCATTCCTCATAGGAGTATCGATCTAAcctccactgcgaccggcatTCGTAGACTTAGGGCATTCTCGAAAGAGCATCGTTTGGTTACAAAGGCTCGTGACGGGTTCTCATATTATTCATGCATTCACCCAATTTCGACCTGGGACactgtgctttgcactcaaaagcctcaattaaaatagtggtCCTagcttattttcttcatattaaaatacATCGTAAAATAATCGTGCGTGGGTACACGATTAGATCAACTCAAAAAATTGGTATCATCccttttaaaaatcccactgTTTGATATAGTAATTAAACACAGTTTTCGATGTCAAAACTCAACactcggtattttctaattaaataccaaaattttaccttttggaataattactcaaaatttacaatcttactcaattatataatttaacaatcaatCGCATAAATTGAACATACCActgcaatcaacacaaaattccggtcaccggctatttcggtataatttctgaaaaatattaaataattaattaaattatcattaaatcatttaaattaattatttaattactcGATGCTTATCAAATTAAACTACCCATATAAATTGATCATAGTCTTAGCCAACTATTCAAATACCTAACTAATTCAACCCACTAGAATAACTTCCTAAACTAACTATTATAACTATTAACTAAATCCCTAACTAAATGGCCTAACTAAAGTAATTACCTAGACTAACCACCTAGTCCTATTTACTAACTTAACTAATTAAGACTTAATCTAACTAGACTAATTACTAATCACCCTTAAGCCTAATCCACCCCTTAATAAGTGTAATTAACCCCTAATAAAAACTTATGAGGTTAACTCACCTAGGTTGGGAATTAGAGACTTCCGGCAACGGCAAGCAAGCTTTGACTCCCGGTTGATGCCGGAGGAGGTCCAGTCAGCCTTGAGCAAGCCAACAAGGCTCTTGGCTCACTGTCGAGAAGCGGCTTCCCTTGTTGGTCGCGACTAGACAAATGCGCACAGGGACCACGAGGGTGAGACAGCGGCTCGGCGGGGCTAACTGGTCGATTGGTGGGCTAGATAGGTGCTGCTGGAGTCCCTGCGATGGGGCGGCAGTAAAGGCGAAGGGACTGTGGTTTCCGGTGAGGCTGGTGCACCAAAACAGAGGAGGGATGGGCGGAGGAGTGGCTGCAACAGCCAGGTGCAAAGGGGCGAAGCTTCTGGCAGAGGGATGCAGGGAGCACGCCGGACTTGGAGGGGCGACGGGCTACCTGTGGAGGGGAGTGAGTGACGGTGCGGTGCCACAAAAGCGAAAACCAGAACATGAAGGGCAAAGGCTGGTCGGTGGGGCTCTACTGGTTCGAAAATCAGCAGCACAAAACAGAGTTCTTGCTCTATTTTTGTGTTGCTGTTCGGTCGGCAAAGAGGAAGCAGAACTAGGCAACTCGAAGAGGACAAGGACAAGGAAGTTTGCggcaggaaaaggaaaggaaaaaggaaaggaaagagagagggagagagagagagagagagtcaatcGAGCGAGGGGGGAGAAGAAATACGCACGGTTGGggtgaaagaaaagagaaaaacaaggcCAAGGAGGGTCTCCCCTCTTCAAAGTCACACCTTAGTCCAAATGCCTTGGAAGTCATGGGCCACATGGGTCCTACTCCTCCAAAAGTGATCCTATCTACTTCAAATGAAACCCACATGAAGGTGAAATCCCTCTTGGCATTGGGTCATCCGAATTTGCAGTCCTTGCACTAGCTTTTCACTTTAGTACTTTGCAATTTAATGGCCTTATGTAACAATGGTAAGGCCTCAATTAAATCCTTATATTTCCCATCTCTAACCGTTCTGCATTAAAGACTAAAAATTCACTTAAATGCGGTCCTTCCCCTTCTCAACTTAATTTGCTGCATTTGAATTTACCACCAAAGTTCAAGTTCGTCAAAAAGTCTTGAAAGGATGAAACAATGTTCCTAGAATTGATCGTGACACGGCAGGActctcaatttctaaaatcgggttaaattttacaattaattttaatctgaCGTGATTTTAGTATGACTTAACTTAAtggatagcttttaggaatttttagggcaattaacccgtggtcgattattttcgagccacaatgtacgttttcaattcattgacgactctcggttaCCGTGAAAACCTCAAGATTTTAAATATgggcacagggtaccaaaacgatagaaataTCGGTCTAATATCGATCAACGAGAACTTtataattaggtggaatcactcacacttaatcacacacctcagtcgaatcgacctatctccgatctctgatAGATTTTTGACTGTGCCGCAATGACCCTTATAGATtaacacggtcgagtagtcgattcctgatcgaattctcaagtttattgccttaaaatccctCAATGACTTTctcaaatagtctagttatctcatgagtgattggCTCAGAGAAcagcactataggcgcgtcaatgaaaagccctatttatttaattgaaaatagaagcagaaattcaggctgtcacattTCCAATGtcttcattattctttttggtTCCAACAAGCATGTCTAGGAAACTCAATAGTTTCTAAAAAATAGTTGTAGGTTTTGGGAAATTTCCGGCGGTGTTTCTTCATATGTGCACTCCTCCTTCGCACTTGACCCTTCTTTGCTAATGCATAAGCACGCTACTTTGTTAAACATGTGCCCCATCCGATAACTCGAAAATCTACTAAGAGTCCTGCATTCGGGAAATGATAGCCTTAAGTTCACATCATTACAGTTATCAGCAATGAACATTTGGACAATAAGTCTGCATCAAGCTCAATTTGAATGTGTGAAGCTCAATGTGGACAGTGACATATGGTGTTGTAGGGCCGAGAAAATGGTTATGCATGCGAAAATGTATTGGACACCGTGTATTGAACATAAATACCATGTCTTTCAAGAATTATCATATGAACTCGAACATTATCCTGATTTGTTatactttccataatatttaTCACCTCTATAtgatcttactattttcactattttatttaattgcCTCTTAACTTCTTCGATATACCCTTATATTGATTGAGATTTATCATGTAATAGATAAATGTATccataacgtgaaaaatcatcaacaaagCTGATAAAGTAACTTTCTCCACCTAAAGGACCACATATACCAGTGTGCATAATTTCAATAAACTCCATGCTTTTTGTTGTACCTTTCTtagtattttttgtttgtttacctttaataaATCAGTGCACACTCCAAGATCTGTGAAATCCAAATTCGGAATAATTTCATTGCCCACTAATTTTTGCATTCTTTGTTTGGATATGTGACCTAACTTTTACGCCACAAGTAAGAAGAATTCTCATCGACTAAATTGTGTTTAGCGCCGATGTTATGATACAATGTCAGTAAAGTTTTCGATGGAAACATTATCAAGCTTAATCTTGTAGAGACTATAATATAAAATTCTAGTTCCAATGATATTATtattcttaaataaaaagaagaatccaTAAATAAACTCAAAAGAAAGACCTGCAACATCAAGTTTTGGCAAAGAAACTTATTTGAGGGAAAATATAGGTACATAAATGATTCaaaacaaattcaaataatGTCCAATATCTAACATTAACTGACAAGTAAGCTTTGTTTCCATTCTCTATGAACACATAATTCTCATTTGGCTTTATGGTTTCAATCGAAATTAATCTCTACATCATATTTGAAACATGAGTGGCGACACTACAATCAATCCTCTAAGATTTATGAGGAacttaaatttaattcaaaacaCACTAAAACATAAGTCTTACCATTCTTTTCAAATCAAGCTTTATGCTTCAGGTAATCTTTCatcaagtgtccaattttattacaaaaatgacACTAAATAAGATTGTTTTTCTTCTCATGTATTTGAGAAGCTTCAAAAGAGTCATTCGAATTGCATAATCAATATACCTAAGAAGAATTGACTGTaccgatttgggatttttttgtggtGTTAACTCTAAGGATTTTCATGTGGACTTGCCACATCATCATACCACGGCACCATGTGTCATCCacaaaagcaaatttaaatttaaaatttaacggaagttaatggagagtaaatttatcacaggtgcaccagtttgggatttttagtggtcaaaaaattagtttggggaaATTTTATTACATGTGTACTGGTTTGGAGTTTAGGGTTATCATCATGAACCGTATATGAACCTATTAACTTTCACACGATATTACTAATCTTATTTGATGGGTTTAACAtgctttttttggtaaggttgaTGGGTTTAACATGTTGATAGCTAATTAAATTAAGTATTGGTAAATCATTCACATGGTAACttggaaaaatatgataaaaattggCAAGTGTGACCTTGAAAAATTAATGCTGTTAAATATTTGGAACAGTTGgtaaatttaaatattcaaataataacGATACTATTTTAAAAAGTGTTGGTAATTGATAAACGTGTGACATGCCTAGCATCTTGCCAATGAACTCTTTATTACCGTATGACTTGCATTCGATTATTTTATAGGTGCCCATGCTCAAAGATAATTTTGGTCATTAATGTTTTGAGCTTCTTAATTAGTGTTCCAATCATGTCGATCGTGACAACCAAACTAAGAATGGAACCAATTAAACATTGCTCATCGTTCTTGCAATGCAAAGTGTGAAACTAATTTAAATTATCTAGAAAAGAACCCAACTTTAGGTACTAATGAAGAAAAACGCAAACCAGGGAGAAGCAGAACTTTGCAACTCACAAGGAGAGTCTCCTTTggctaaaaagaagaagaggtggATTTCCTTAATCGGgataaaataaatagatgaaCCGAGTAGATGCAATTCTAATTCGATTTGAAAAGTTGAACGAATGAATTTCATGGGTACGCACGCAATCACAATCtcatcaaaatatataaatatttcagataaaaagaaagagaaaatagagtAAAAAAAGCAAGGTCGTGTGGCCCAAGCAGAGGCATTGGAAGTCTTGACGATGATGAACCAAGACGGGTAAGACACGCAGTTGTGTGCCTATGTGCCCTTGAGGGCCTAGGCTGGCGTTAAAATAGATGCATGGCCATAGCATGGGACCTTTCGACATTGACTAAAAGaactaaaaatatatttaaaaaatggttATATATTTAagtgaaaaattaaaagtgagACTATGAAAGGGACTCGGGAATCGTTTCGAGATTCACTAGACCAATGTTATTGCCAAGAGCAGTTTGACAAActtgttcttccttttcttaccttttttcCCCAGttcaataatttaaatgattccCAAAAGACTTCCAATaacttgtccaaaaaaaaaaaaaaaaaaaaagctcttgCTTGAGGCGaactgtatttttttttattggatccgatattcaatatatatattcataactGAACACGGACATTTAAAAtccttcaaaatatatataaataatacaaACGGataaaatcatttgatttttttgtcattatttcaatttagaatAACATTTTCACCATTgttaaattttggaaaataaaacaaagtaCACTCAAAAGATCTGCATCAACATTCCCTTGTTCCTATTTCTTGAATATTCAGACCACATAAGAAAAAATAGCTCGACCAACGCTGACCTACATAATACTTACCAAAGTGGACCATATAACATCGGAGGGACTTATTCTACTTTGTTACAGGAAAAGTGATATACTGCTTGGAAATAAATAGGCGAAAAGAAGATTGTCAAAATACCTCCAATGACATTTCATTAGAAATGCTTAGGCTTGAAGAAAGAGCGTACTATTAGGAGAAACCTGTTCTATTATAATAGCTGAAGCACCTCCATtagatgaaaattttctttgaggATCTTGCAGAGCATTGAGATCACTAGATTTCATCCGGATGATAGCCATAGAACTGAGCCTTATTTAGCACATAATAATGATAATCTGCATCTACAAAATGGGTGCGAAGCATTATTCACCGGATAGAAGTAAATAAAATTCCCAACTGCACCTGGAAGGACGTAGTGTTAGTTGCATGAGTGAAGAAGGAGAAATAGGCAGGAACATTCATCTTTCTCATGTCACAGGGCGCCCCATAGTGTGCTCACGCATCCCAGTGTCCATGCGAGCTTATGATTGCAAGAATACAAATGCCTGCGTGCACGtgttgagagagagacagagacctGAGATACAAAATAAGGATTTACTCGAAGGCCAAGGCTGTGAGATCGCAGAAGACGAGAAAAAAAAGTTGTACAATTGCGTTTTTACACAGTTCCAGTTTAACTTCCACCGCCAATTCAGTGTAACCATAAGAAAGATCCTGCAATTAAAAACGTCCATGAGATACTCACGCAGCTCGTGATAATGAAAAAAGGTTCAAGAACTTGACAATTTAATTTAGGTCATGAGATACCAAAGCTTTTTATCTCCAGGCATTCACGTCTGTTCTGGAAAGTGCTCAAGACTTTGCTCTTCCCCGTTTTTAGAACTAACTTTTTCTTGATAGGATTTTCAATCTCTCTAGGAACTTCTACGTGAAGGCCAACATCTTTTATGTTATTtcttaattgttaaattatatttcgAGTTTAAGCGTTTGTAAAAATGTGATTTgcttagattaatttttttttatgggacgTGCGAatcaagacaaaagaaaatagaaaaggaaaagaatcccTGCAGTTACGAATTTCCTTAGAAAAAGGAAACCTGGTGGTGGGGGTGAAGcctaaaagaaaaatagaaggtGGGCCCTAGGTCAAAGTTTTGACCGCTTGGGCACACG
Above is a window of Eucalyptus grandis isolate ANBG69807.140 chromosome 9, ASM1654582v1, whole genome shotgun sequence DNA encoding:
- the LOC104418010 gene encoding probable magnesium transporter NIPA6 isoform X1; this translates as MYSSNLIGFILALVSSAFIGSSFIIKKKGLRRAGANGPSASVGGYGYLLEPLWWIGMITMVVGEVANFVAYIYAPAVLVTPLGALSIIVSAVLAHFLLNEKLQRMGMLGCLLCIVGSTIIVLHAPEELSVDSVEEIWELATQPAFLLYTASVVAVALVLILYCAPRYGQTNILVYVGICSTIGSLTVMSIKAIGIAIELTLEGSNQAVYFQTWIFAMVAVTCIITQLNYLNMALDTFNTTVVSPIYYAMFTAFTILASAIMFKDYSGQSASSIASELCGFITVLSGTAVLHSTRDPDPPLLTDLYTPLSPKVSWYIQGNGEVWKQKDEDGSSPSFITILRQDYFK
- the LOC104418010 gene encoding probable magnesium transporter NIPA7 isoform X2 translates to MYSSNLIGFILALVSSAFIGSSFIIKKKGLRRAGANGPSASVGGYGYLLEPLWWIGMITMVVGEVANFVAYIYAPAVLVTPLGALSIIVSAVLAHFLLNEKLQRMGMLGCLLCIVGSTIIVLHAPEELSVDSVEEIWELATQPAFLLYTASVVAVALVLILYCAPRYGQTNILVYVGICSTIGSLTALDTFNTTVVSPIYYAMFTAFTILASAIMFKDYSGQSASSIASELCGFITVLSGTAVLHSTRDPDPPLLTDLYTPLSPKVSWYIQGNGEVWKQKDEDGSSPSFITILRQDYFK